The Streptomyces sp. NBC_00224 genome has a window encoding:
- a CDS encoding CpaF family protein, whose translation MHARPLHPDPTVAPLPQEHTRQTSGTPAPAGSASGTRRPGAAAPAVTVDYRVVREIGSQVAKHREELLKSRPDMDRASEEQRCLQWIAEAVALWSDAQAMAPAQDEALRRAVYDLLFRAGRLQPYLDDDRVEDILIQGPGEVWLDYGDGERRRVGPVADSEEELLELLRELARGSGHSERTISTASPTLALSLGDGSRLQAITGLGPMTYAVIRRHRISHADLDDLVRMGTLDTVLRDFLGAAVRAGKNLMIAGKQKAGKTTLLRALLKEFDPHCRFATIQSEDELFAHANGYHSQVVSLVGRESNGEKDVAGRGAGEVTLLDLMHPALRMSLERIVVGEVRGPEVVAMMQALTNGSGGNLCTIHARRPNVVFDRIAELYALAQGNLSEQLAYRQTANGLDFIVYVDMTDETQIGGRRHRYVSHVLEVTGIGENGRPATNEVFSPGREWGELRAVPRMAPGCIDDLRRTGFDSALLQQPHGAWAQPLALTLGATR comes from the coding sequence ATGCACGCTAGGCCCCTGCACCCCGACCCCACCGTGGCACCACTGCCCCAGGAACACACACGCCAGACCAGCGGCACACCCGCACCCGCGGGCTCCGCCTCGGGCACGCGGCGGCCCGGAGCGGCGGCCCCCGCCGTCACGGTCGACTACCGGGTGGTCCGGGAGATCGGGTCGCAGGTGGCCAAGCACCGCGAGGAACTCCTCAAGTCCCGGCCGGACATGGACCGGGCCAGCGAGGAACAGCGCTGCCTTCAGTGGATCGCCGAGGCCGTCGCGCTGTGGTCAGACGCCCAGGCGATGGCACCGGCGCAGGACGAAGCGCTGCGGCGCGCCGTGTACGACCTGCTCTTCCGCGCAGGCCGGCTGCAGCCCTACCTGGACGATGACCGGGTCGAGGACATCCTCATCCAGGGCCCCGGCGAGGTGTGGCTGGACTACGGCGACGGCGAGCGGCGCCGGGTGGGGCCGGTCGCGGACTCCGAGGAGGAACTGCTGGAGCTCTTGCGGGAGCTGGCCCGCGGCTCCGGGCACAGCGAGCGCACCATCTCCACCGCCAGCCCGACGCTGGCTCTCTCCCTGGGGGACGGCTCCCGCCTCCAGGCCATCACGGGGCTCGGGCCGATGACGTACGCGGTCATCCGCCGCCACCGCATCTCCCACGCGGATCTCGACGACCTGGTGCGCATGGGCACCCTCGATACGGTCCTGCGTGACTTCCTCGGCGCCGCCGTACGGGCCGGGAAGAACCTGATGATCGCGGGGAAGCAGAAGGCCGGAAAGACCACGCTGCTGCGGGCGCTGCTCAAGGAGTTCGACCCGCACTGCCGGTTCGCCACCATCCAGAGCGAGGACGAGCTGTTCGCCCACGCCAACGGCTACCACTCGCAGGTGGTGTCGTTGGTGGGCCGCGAGTCCAACGGGGAGAAGGACGTTGCCGGGCGCGGCGCCGGTGAGGTCACGCTGCTGGACTTGATGCATCCCGCTTTGCGGATGTCGCTGGAGCGGATCGTGGTCGGCGAAGTCCGCGGGCCCGAAGTCGTCGCGATGATGCAGGCGCTGACGAACGGGTCGGGCGGCAACTTGTGCACCATCCACGCCCGGCGGCCCAACGTCGTCTTCGACCGGATCGCCGAGCTGTACGCGCTCGCCCAGGGCAATCTCTCCGAGCAGCTCGCCTACCGGCAGACCGCCAACGGCCTCGACTTCATCGTCTACGTGGACATGACGGACGAGACGCAGATCGGCGGGCGCCGTCACCGCTACGTCTCCCATGTCCTGGAGGTGACCGGAATCGGTGAGAACGGGCGCCCGGCCACCAATGAGGTCTTCTCCCCCGGCCGCGAGTGGGGCGAGCTGCGGGCCGTGCCGAGGATGGCCCCGGGCTGCATCGACGACCTGCGCCGCACCGGCTTCGACTCCGCCCTGCTGCAACAGCCCCACGGGGCCTGGGCACAGCCACTGGCGCTGACGCTGGGGGCGACCCGATGA
- a CDS encoding type II secretion system F family protein — translation MTWLFALLSGMAATSGLIGVVAGATGTTAPRRAPLRQRWQAVLRGGRPQGEDARLGRRTLMAAGGLICVAVWLISGNVVGGALLGAAVIGVPWLITPARMAKEHIGRLEALSEWTQRLAGLLRLGMGLEQAMITSRQGAPDELTPEIVALSDRLRLGWRPEGALRAFADDLDDVTADKVSAALIMSAGDRGPGLAQALEDLSGTVREDVAKKRSIEADRAKPRTTMRWMTIITLGVVVAGFFVPSYTRPYSTLLGQLVLALLTCGFVGVLAAARQLGSFRRIPRFLVTDPASTVRLPIPAPEIPETAHTPEGAAP, via the coding sequence ATGACCTGGTTGTTCGCCCTGCTCAGCGGAATGGCCGCCACCAGCGGGCTGATCGGCGTTGTGGCCGGTGCCACGGGCACCACGGCGCCTCGACGGGCCCCGCTGCGCCAGCGCTGGCAGGCGGTGCTGCGCGGCGGACGCCCTCAAGGCGAGGACGCCCGGCTTGGCAGGCGCACCCTGATGGCCGCAGGGGGTCTGATCTGCGTGGCCGTGTGGCTGATCAGCGGGAACGTCGTCGGCGGTGCGCTGCTGGGCGCGGCCGTCATCGGCGTGCCCTGGCTGATCACCCCCGCGCGGATGGCCAAGGAGCACATCGGCCGCCTTGAAGCCCTGAGCGAGTGGACCCAGCGCCTGGCCGGTCTGCTGCGGCTGGGCATGGGCCTGGAACAGGCGATGATCACCAGCCGTCAGGGGGCGCCGGACGAGCTCACCCCGGAGATCGTCGCCCTGTCCGACCGGCTGCGGCTGGGCTGGCGACCTGAGGGAGCGCTGCGCGCGTTCGCCGATGACCTGGACGATGTCACTGCGGACAAGGTGAGTGCCGCGCTCATCATGTCGGCGGGCGACCGTGGCCCGGGCCTGGCGCAGGCCTTGGAGGACCTGTCGGGCACCGTCCGCGAAGACGTCGCGAAGAAACGTTCCATCGAGGCGGACCGGGCCAAACCGCGCACCACCATGCGATGGATGACGATCATCACGCTGGGGGTCGTGGTGGCGGGGTTCTTCGTGCCGTCCTACACAAGGCCCTACTCCACGCTGCTGGGGCAGCTCGTCCTCGCCCTCCTGACGTGCGGGTTCGTCGGCGTGCTCGCCGCGGCGCGGCAGCTCGGCTCCTTCAGGCGTATCCCCCGCTTCCTGGTCACCGACCCAGCCAGCACCGTCCGCCTGCCGATACCCGCACCAGAAATACCGGAGACCGCCCACACGCCAGAAGGAGCCGCCCCGTGA
- a CDS encoding type II secretion system F family protein → MNLLPVVVSGGTVGAGLALLVRELLTPQPALGPALERSAPADLTAPEPQWDREERWGRWLLARLQRLPGVRVPATDLALLGQGPGQFMLKKTALAGFGLLGPAIATIPWIIAGVGLPFYVPAGAGLLAAALLFLIPDLAVRDQAKRAREEFAHALSAYLDLVALKRAADAGPAQALEKAATVGEGWPFLYLQGALRRARLEKIPPYQALTELSAQYRLPVLDDIADIMRGSATDGAAVYKALRARSAALNAELLAAQAAEANTASEKMTAPGALLAVLVMLLMAFPAVIRMLAL, encoded by the coding sequence GTGAACCTGCTCCCCGTCGTGGTGAGCGGCGGTACGGTCGGCGCCGGCCTCGCGCTCCTGGTCCGCGAACTCCTCACACCCCAGCCCGCGCTGGGACCAGCCCTTGAACGCAGTGCCCCGGCGGACCTGACGGCGCCGGAGCCGCAGTGGGACCGCGAGGAGAGATGGGGCCGGTGGCTGCTGGCCCGCCTGCAGCGGCTGCCGGGCGTGCGGGTCCCCGCCACCGACCTGGCCCTGCTCGGGCAGGGGCCGGGCCAGTTCATGCTCAAGAAGACCGCACTCGCCGGCTTCGGCCTGCTCGGCCCGGCGATCGCGACGATTCCTTGGATCATCGCGGGCGTGGGCCTGCCGTTCTATGTCCCCGCAGGTGCCGGACTCCTCGCCGCGGCCCTGCTGTTCCTGATCCCCGATCTCGCCGTACGCGACCAGGCCAAGCGGGCGCGCGAGGAGTTCGCCCACGCTCTGTCCGCCTACCTGGACCTGGTCGCGCTCAAGCGCGCCGCCGACGCCGGCCCCGCACAAGCCCTGGAGAAAGCCGCCACAGTCGGCGAAGGCTGGCCTTTCCTGTACCTGCAGGGCGCGCTGCGCCGGGCCCGGCTGGAGAAGATCCCGCCCTATCAAGCACTCACAGAGTTGTCCGCCCAGTACCGCCTGCCCGTCCTGGACGACATAGCCGACATCATGCGCGGCAGCGCCACCGACGGCGCCGCCGTCTACAAGGCACTGCGGGCCCGCAGCGCCGCCCTCAACGCCGAACTCCTGGCCGCACAGGCCGCCGAGGCGAACACGGCCAGCGAGAAGATGACCGCGCCGGGCGCCCTGCTCGCCGTCCTGGTGATGCTGCTGATGGCGTTCCCCGCGGTGATCCGCATGCTCGCCCTCTGA
- a CDS encoding TadE family protein translates to MSIIFPFVLLATLAVIQASLWFYARQIALTAAREGLTAARAYQSPPADGAARARGVLGRSAGDSLRGYSVVATSNGQRVRVRVSGTALSILPGLPGLRVTQSASGPLERWVARP, encoded by the coding sequence ATGTCGATCATCTTCCCGTTCGTCCTGCTCGCCACGCTCGCCGTCATCCAGGCTTCCCTGTGGTTCTACGCCCGCCAGATCGCGTTGACCGCGGCCCGTGAGGGCCTCACCGCCGCCCGCGCCTACCAATCGCCCCCCGCCGATGGAGCGGCCCGGGCGCGTGGCGTGCTGGGGCGCAGCGCCGGGGACAGCCTGCGCGGCTACAGCGTCGTCGCCACCAGCAACGGGCAGCGGGTGCGGGTGCGGGTATCGGGCACGGCCCTGTCGATCCTGCCTGGTCTGCCGGGTCTCCGGGTGACGCAGTCGGCGTCCGGGCCCCTGGAACGCTGGGTGGCGAGACCGTGA
- a CDS encoding TadE/TadG family type IV pilus assembly protein has translation MKQGLCAARWARQGHGDEGSAAIEAAIILPVLIMFLCLAVAGGRIVTSGAKLDAAAQDAAREASIHRTAAAAQSAARSAADESLQDQGIACASTSVSIDTGGLRVPVGQVGTVTVTVTCTVPLAELLLPGLPGAKTLTSTATSVVDQYRQRALGFANSEVPWSTNRSAGAER, from the coding sequence GTGAAACAAGGTCTATGCGCGGCCCGTTGGGCCCGCCAAGGACACGGCGATGAGGGCAGCGCAGCGATCGAGGCGGCCATCATCCTCCCGGTACTGATCATGTTCTTGTGTCTGGCTGTCGCGGGCGGCCGGATCGTCACCTCCGGCGCGAAGCTCGACGCGGCAGCCCAGGACGCGGCGCGCGAAGCCTCGATCCACCGCACAGCGGCAGCGGCCCAGAGCGCCGCGCGGTCAGCGGCTGATGAGTCCTTGCAGGACCAGGGCATCGCGTGCGCATCGACCAGCGTCAGCATCGACACCGGCGGTCTGCGCGTGCCGGTCGGTCAGGTCGGCACCGTCACGGTCACCGTGACCTGCACGGTCCCCCTGGCCGAACTCCTGCTGCCGGGCCTGCCAGGAGCCAAAACGCTCACTTCGACGGCGACTTCGGTGGTGGACCAGTACCGGCAAAGAGCTCTTGGGTTCGCGAATTCTGAAGTGCCGTGGAGTACGAACCGAAGTGCGGGTGCTGAGCGGTGA
- a CDS encoding DUF4262 domain-containing protein, which produces MSIGRAACHCIVCQDIKERDPGSQSTAEIIHQHGWQVTMVPADDQGPGWAYTIGLWHQHRIPELAMFGLDISRMQTLLNDLARRAVEGQRWEADQELYDIANVRVVLKGVDYRWYKAFFGTAIGYYRKPPFPFLQAVWPNRDGAFPWQPGGEDLLDCQPQLSLRPDEHPVGVWTQDL; this is translated from the coding sequence ATGTCCATCGGTCGCGCCGCCTGCCACTGCATCGTCTGCCAGGACATCAAGGAACGTGACCCCGGCAGTCAGTCGACCGCCGAGATCATTCATCAGCATGGGTGGCAGGTCACGATGGTCCCCGCCGACGACCAGGGACCCGGCTGGGCGTACACCATCGGCCTGTGGCACCAGCACCGGATACCCGAGCTGGCGATGTTCGGCCTGGACATCTCGCGGATGCAGACACTCCTCAACGACCTCGCCCGACGGGCTGTCGAGGGACAACGTTGGGAAGCTGACCAGGAGCTGTACGACATCGCGAATGTCCGGGTCGTCCTCAAGGGCGTCGACTACCGCTGGTACAAGGCGTTCTTCGGTACCGCAATCGGCTACTACCGCAAGCCGCCGTTCCCGTTCCTCCAAGCCGTCTGGCCCAACCGTGACGGAGCCTTCCCCTGGCAGCCTGGAGGAGAAGACCTCCTGGACTGCCAACCCCAATTGTCGCTGCGTCCCGACGAACACCCCGTCGGGGTCTGGACGCAGGATCTGTGA
- a CDS encoding pilus assembly protein TadG-related protein, translated as MSRLRRVRRARRDDRGGVTVFVAVCVIALIGIIGVAVDGGSTMRAIERADYLAGEAARAGGQALSPADAISGRAIVVDPQAAVAAAQAYLRSAGATGTVSLSSDGKSLTVTITASCPTKFLTVVGIGSLPVAGHATATLLHGVEAPEGQGE; from the coding sequence ATGTCTCGTTTGAGGCGTGTACGCCGAGCCCGGCGGGACGACCGGGGAGGGGTCACCGTGTTCGTCGCCGTGTGCGTCATCGCGCTGATCGGCATCATCGGCGTCGCTGTCGACGGCGGCAGCACGATGCGTGCCATCGAGCGCGCGGACTACCTCGCAGGCGAGGCCGCCCGGGCGGGCGGGCAAGCCCTGAGCCCTGCCGATGCGATCAGCGGCAGAGCCATCGTCGTGGATCCGCAGGCTGCGGTCGCGGCAGCCCAGGCGTACCTGCGCTCCGCCGGTGCCACTGGGACGGTCAGCCTGTCCAGCGATGGCAAGTCGCTCACGGTCACGATCACCGCCTCCTGCCCCACGAAATTCCTCACCGTGGTGGGCATCGGCTCTCTGCCGGTGGCCGGCCATGCAACGGCCACCCTCCTGCATGGCGTCGAAGCCCCAGAGGGGCAAGGAGAATGA